A genomic stretch from Flavobacterium nitratireducens includes:
- a CDS encoding NAD-dependent epimerase/dehydratase family protein, whose amino-acid sequence MILVTGGTGLVGAHLLLRLAENGAKMRAIYRDENGIQKTKSLFEHYQKSTLFNAVEWIKGDILDITALEDAFIGITQVYHCAAYISFDSKDENKLRKINIEGTANIVNFCLAKGVEKLCHVSSIAALGDLAAHETSITEETEWNPEKHHSDYAISKYGAEMEVWRGQQEGLQVIIVNPGIIIGPGFENQSSGQLIKKVADGLLFYTYGKTAFVVVDDLVGIMIELMESSICNERFILIGQNIVFRDLFNTIANTLKVKRPSIEAKPFLIGLTWRLYWVLSLFSTKPKQISKDSLQSLLNKKEFSNQKIKSALQTSFIDVQQYIKDNFSVN is encoded by the coding sequence ATGATTTTAGTCACAGGAGGAACAGGTTTAGTAGGAGCACATTTATTACTTCGTTTAGCAGAAAATGGAGCAAAAATGCGCGCCATTTATCGTGATGAAAATGGAATTCAAAAAACAAAATCCTTATTTGAACATTACCAAAAATCAACATTATTTAATGCTGTCGAATGGATTAAAGGAGACATCCTTGACATTACAGCGCTAGAAGATGCATTTATAGGAATCACTCAAGTGTATCATTGTGCTGCATACATTTCGTTTGACTCAAAAGACGAAAATAAACTACGAAAAATAAATATCGAAGGCACGGCTAACATTGTCAATTTTTGTTTAGCCAAAGGTGTTGAAAAACTATGCCATGTAAGTTCTATAGCCGCTTTAGGTGACTTAGCTGCTCATGAAACAAGTATTACCGAAGAAACCGAATGGAATCCTGAAAAACACCATAGTGATTATGCTATTTCAAAATATGGTGCCGAAATGGAAGTTTGGAGAGGACAACAAGAAGGTTTACAAGTCATTATTGTAAATCCAGGAATCATCATTGGACCTGGTTTTGAAAATCAAAGTAGCGGACAATTGATTAAAAAAGTCGCTGATGGATTGTTATTTTACACCTACGGAAAAACGGCTTTTGTTGTAGTCGATGATTTAGTAGGAATCATGATTGAATTAATGGAAAGTTCCATTTGCAATGAACGTTTTATTCTTATAGGACAAAACATCGTTTTCAGAGACCTCTTTAACACCATAGCCAACACATTAAAAGTAAAAAGGCCTAGCATCGAAGCCAAGCCTTTTCTTATAGGTCTAACGTGGAGATTGTATTGGGTCCTTTCTCTATTTTCTACCAAACCAAAGCAAATTTCAAAAGACAGCTTACAATCTTTATTAAATAAAAAGGAATTTTCTAATCAAAAAATCAAATCTGCTTTGCAAACTTCTTTCATAGATGTTCAGCAATATATTAAAGATAACTTTTCGGTTAATTAA
- the tyrS gene encoding tyrosine--tRNA ligase has translation MKNFIEEVTWRGMLHDVMPGTDEHLMEQMRVAYVGIDPTADSLHIGHLVGVMLLKHFQIAGHKPLALVGGATGMIGDPSGKSNERNLLDEATLRHNQESIKAQLGRFLDFTSDAPNAAELVNNYDWMKNFSFLDFIRDVGKHITVNYMMAKDSVKKRLSSESAEGMSFTEFTYQLVQGYDFLHLYKAKSCTLQMGGSDQWGNITTGTELVRRIEAGKAYALTCPLITKADGTKFGKSEGGNIWLDAARTSPYKFYQYWLNTSDVDAEKYIKIFTFLSKEEIEDLTEKHREAPHLRLLQKKLAEEITIMVHSAEDLENAIKASNILFGNSTADDLKQLNEKTFLEVFDGVPQAEVAKSEIEAGIDIVTVLNEKTGFMKSNGEARRALTANSISVNREKVKEDFVLSTQDLINNQFVLLQSGKKNYFVLRVV, from the coding sequence ATGAAAAATTTTATTGAAGAAGTAACTTGGAGAGGTATGCTCCACGATGTTATGCCAGGCACTGATGAACATTTGATGGAACAAATGCGTGTGGCGTATGTGGGGATTGACCCAACTGCAGATTCATTACATATAGGACATTTAGTTGGAGTAATGTTGTTGAAACATTTTCAAATAGCGGGACACAAACCATTGGCCTTAGTAGGTGGAGCAACTGGGATGATAGGTGATCCGTCTGGAAAATCCAACGAAAGAAATCTATTAGACGAAGCAACATTGCGTCATAATCAAGAATCGATTAAAGCACAATTAGGTCGTTTCCTTGATTTTACTTCAGATGCACCTAATGCGGCTGAATTAGTGAACAACTACGACTGGATGAAGAACTTTTCTTTCTTAGACTTCATTCGTGATGTGGGGAAACATATTACAGTAAATTACATGATGGCTAAGGATTCGGTTAAGAAGCGTTTGTCTTCTGAGTCGGCTGAAGGAATGTCATTCACTGAGTTTACCTATCAATTAGTTCAAGGTTATGATTTCTTGCATTTGTACAAAGCAAAAAGTTGTACATTACAAATGGGAGGGAGTGACCAATGGGGGAATATCACTACGGGAACTGAATTAGTTCGCCGAATTGAAGCAGGTAAAGCTTATGCTTTAACGTGTCCATTGATTACAAAAGCAGATGGAACTAAATTTGGTAAATCAGAAGGTGGGAACATTTGGTTAGATGCTGCTAGAACTTCTCCATATAAGTTCTACCAATATTGGTTGAATACTTCGGATGTGGATGCTGAAAAATACATCAAGATTTTCACTTTCTTGTCTAAGGAAGAAATCGAAGATTTAACTGAAAAACATAGAGAAGCACCGCATTTAAGATTATTGCAGAAAAAATTGGCTGAGGAAATTACAATTATGGTTCACTCGGCAGAAGATTTAGAAAATGCAATCAAGGCTTCCAATATTTTGTTTGGAAATTCTACTGCAGATGATTTGAAACAATTAAATGAGAAAACTTTCTTAGAAGTTTTTGATGGTGTTCCTCAGGCTGAAGTGGCAAAATCTGAAATCGAAGCAGGAATCGATATTGTGACGGTTTTAAATGAAAAAACAGGATTTATGAAATCGAATGGTGAAGCTAGACGTGCATTAACGGCTAATTCTATTTCGGTAAATAGAGAGAAAGTAAAAGAAGATTTTGTGCTTTCTACACAAGATTTAATCAATAACCAGTTTGTATTATTGCAAAGTGGAAAGAAAAACTATTTTGTGCTTAGAGTTGTCTAA